A single window of Methanosphaera sp. DNA harbors:
- the dnaG gene encoding DNA primase DnaG, with product MVKDEITTTKYLIHSQINAKGFVEKPDVVGAIFGQTEGLLSDSLDLRELQKTGRIGRIKVDMTNKDGRTKGEVVIPSSLDRIETTILAASLETINRVGPCEANLRVTKIEDVRAVKRRTIVERAKELYQNMMEDFTPESSRMIEEVKESIRIPEIIEFGEDKLPAGPNTPDSDAILIVEGRSDVLNLLKYGIKNTIAVEGVNIPKTVVELTKDKTVTAFLDGDRGGDLILKELLQVGNIDYVTRAPRGQEVEYLDKDQVIHALKNKTSVDKLKNQLNYNPNHNGHYRYTKQVPKEAKVNEVKHHPSNDYRSDDKQPFKPKSPKTYVKFETTIEDDYQPKQPKKSTKNITTQKPQKQQQKQQEKQHNKNQQKQEQQPQKEEAKPEKKPKKLNKYQKQLQQLAKTNMGKLFDENFNVIKEIPVEKIYNEIKDTDNIKTVIFDGIISQRLVDLAKEKNIEQLAAVKMSEVVKKPETIKIITKNNNL from the coding sequence ATGGTTAAAGATGAAATTACAACAACAAAATACTTAATTCACTCACAAATCAATGCAAAAGGATTTGTAGAAAAACCAGATGTTGTTGGAGCAATATTTGGACAAACAGAAGGTTTACTCTCAGACAGCCTAGATCTACGAGAACTACAAAAAACAGGTAGAATTGGAAGAATTAAAGTAGATATGACAAATAAGGATGGACGAACAAAAGGTGAAGTTGTTATACCATCAAGTCTTGACAGAATTGAAACAACAATTCTTGCAGCATCACTTGAAACAATCAACAGAGTTGGACCATGTGAAGCAAATCTCAGAGTTACAAAAATAGAAGATGTACGTGCTGTTAAAAGACGAACAATAGTAGAACGTGCAAAGGAATTATATCAAAATATGATGGAAGACTTTACACCAGAAAGTTCTAGAATGATTGAAGAGGTAAAAGAATCAATAAGAATACCTGAAATTATAGAATTTGGTGAAGATAAACTTCCAGCAGGACCAAATACTCCTGATTCTGATGCAATACTTATTGTTGAAGGAAGATCAGATGTACTTAATCTTCTAAAATATGGTATAAAAAATACAATAGCAGTAGAGGGAGTTAATATTCCAAAAACTGTTGTTGAACTTACAAAAGACAAAACAGTAACAGCATTCCTTGATGGAGATCGTGGTGGAGATTTAATACTTAAAGAGCTTCTACAAGTTGGAAATATTGACTATGTAACACGAGCACCAAGAGGTCAGGAAGTTGAATATCTTGATAAAGATCAAGTAATACATGCTCTTAAAAATAAGACCTCAGTTGATAAACTAAAAAATCAACTAAATTACAATCCAAACCATAATGGTCATTACAGATACACAAAACAAGTTCCAAAAGAAGCAAAAGTTAATGAAGTAAAACATCATCCATCAAATGATTACAGATCAGATGACAAACAACCATTTAAACCAAAAAGTCCAAAGACATATGTTAAATTTGAAACAACAATTGAAGATGACTATCAACCAAAACAGCCAAAAAAATCAACAAAAAACATAACAACACAAAAACCACAAAAACAGCAACAAAAACAACAAGAAAAACAACATAATAAAAATCAGCAAAAACAGGAACAACAACCACAAAAAGAAGAAGCAAAACCTGAAAAGAAACCTAAAAAACTAAACAAGTATCAAAAACAGTTACAACAATTGGCAAAAACAAATATGGGAAAATTATTTGATGAAAACTTTAATGTTATCAAAGAAATTCCAGTTGAAAAAATCTACAATGAAATAAAAGATACAGATAATATAAAAACTGTTATCTTTGATGGAATTATAAGTCAAAGATTAGTTGATCTTGCAAAAGAAAAAAATATAGAACAACTAGCAGCAGTTAAAATGAGTGAAGTTGTAAAAAAACCTGAAACCATTAAGATTATAACAAAAAATAATAATCTTTAA
- a CDS encoding GyrI-like domain-containing protein, whose product MADIEVVVKKIPDQKVAYVPHTDSFSKLPEFIREVGELIAENNMEAVGFPYGSYENDMEERAETTQMFEIGMPVKYDMGGKPALRLGKLGLKEVAEHTVISAYHVGSHKNFDKTIKAMVEFSIENQYDIVGPITEIYIPADEDTPVEETRTEVQLPVIYMGPRDE is encoded by the coding sequence ATGGCTGATATTGAAGTAGTAGTAAAAAAAATACCAGATCAAAAAGTAGCATATGTACCACACACTGATAGTTTTTCTAAGTTACCAGAATTTATACGTGAAGTTGGAGAACTTATTGCTGAAAATAATATGGAAGCTGTAGGATTCCCATATGGATCTTATGAAAATGATATGGAAGAACGTGCTGAAACTACACAGATGTTTGAAATAGGAATGCCTGTTAAGTATGATATGGGTGGAAAACCTGCACTTCGTCTTGGAAAACTTGGTCTTAAAGAAGTTGCAGAACATACAGTTATCTCTGCATACCATGTAGGTTCACATAAAAACTTTGATAAAACAATTAAGGCAATGGTAGAATTTTCAATTGAAAATCAGTATGATATTGTAGGTCCTATTACTGAAATTTACATACCAGCAGATGAAGATACACCAGTTGAAGAAACAAGAACTGAAGTTCAACTTCCAGTTATTTATATGGGACCACGTGATGAATAG
- a CDS encoding RraA family protein: MAKITPKNLLKHNLNGKEEKKITLDNLAEMSSTDNVSDAMKNLYKTNGVVEGIKPISSSYKIVGRIRTAITDSGDWGTLIKAIYACNEDEILFVKCSDDTKAVWGEMASTAAKLHGLKGTIICGASRDTNEIIELDYPVFSKITRSNAGFALNEGAIGSDLFINDKIIKTGDVVFADCDGVVVIPQDKVDEVLAEVNNIKKFEDDCFAKIKKGQQLDEILNL, translated from the coding sequence ATGGCAAAAATAACACCAAAAAATCTTTTAAAACATAATCTTAATGGTAAAGAAGAAAAGAAAATTACTCTTGATAATCTTGCTGAAATGTCATCAACAGATAATGTTTCAGATGCAATGAAAAATCTTTATAAAACAAATGGAGTAGTTGAAGGTATTAAACCTATCAGCTCATCTTATAAAATTGTTGGAAGAATTAGAACTGCAATTACAGATTCTGGTGATTGGGGTACATTAATTAAGGCAATTTATGCATGTAATGAAGATGAAATTCTTTTTGTTAAATGTTCAGATGATACCAAAGCTGTATGGGGTGAAATGGCATCTACTGCTGCAAAACTTCATGGTCTTAAAGGTACCATTATTTGTGGTGCATCACGTGATACAAATGAAATTATAGAACTTGATTATCCTGTATTTTCAAAAATTACACGTTCTAATGCTGGTTTTGCTCTTAATGAGGGAGCTATTGGATCTGATTTATTTATTAATGATAAGATCATTAAAACTGGTGATGTTGTATTTGCAGATTGTGATGGTGTAGTTGTTATACCTCAAGATAAAGTTGATGAGGTTCTTGCTGAAGTTAACAATATTAAGAAATTTGAAGATGATTGTTTTGCTAAAATTAAGAAAGGTCAGCAACTTGATGAAATTCTTAATTTATAG
- a CDS encoding translation initiation factor IF-5A has translation MATKVAEIKTLKQGKYLVLDGEASKITSISTSSPGKHGAAKARIEAVGIFDNQKRSLVKPVNAKIDIPIIDKRVGQVLAIMGQEVQLMDLETYETIDLPIPEELKDEITEGREVEYIEALGNMKIMRTKGGN, from the coding sequence ATGGCAACAAAAGTAGCAGAAATTAAAACATTAAAACAAGGAAAATACTTAGTATTAGATGGAGAAGCTTCCAAAATCACAAGTATTTCAACATCATCACCTGGTAAACACGGAGCAGCTAAAGCACGTATTGAAGCTGTAGGTATCTTTGATAACCAAAAAAGAAGTCTTGTAAAACCAGTAAACGCTAAAATCGACATACCTATCATTGATAAAAGAGTAGGACAAGTTTTAGCAATTATGGGTCAAGAAGTTCAACTCATGGACTTAGAAACATACGAAACAATCGACTTACCTATACCTGAAGAACTCAAAGATGAAATTACAGAAGGTAGAGAAGTAGAATACATCGAAGCTCTCGGAAACATGAAAATCATGAGAACAAAAGGAGGAAACTAA
- a CDS encoding biotin transporter BioY: MFINVNKLHEVQNSWYDWRNNASTATMVALSFVFACFTGIMAQVAITVPWSPVLITFQTFAALMAGTMLGKKYGVFSMLLYLVLGVAGVPWFTNMHGGIEGILTASGGYIFGFIFAAAFTGYVFDTYSSARKPMQTVLVMLIANWVFIYIPGLIGLYMFMSQKMAVVSLGQLLLAGVVPFVFGDTLKVLLASGISTSILPKEE, from the coding sequence ATGTTTATCAATGTAAATAAACTTCATGAAGTACAAAATTCATGGTATGATTGGAGAAACAATGCTAGTACAGCAACAATGGTTGCACTATCATTTGTATTTGCATGTTTTACAGGAATAATGGCACAAGTAGCTATAACTGTACCTTGGAGTCCAGTATTAATTACATTCCAAACATTTGCTGCATTAATGGCAGGTACAATGCTTGGTAAAAAATACGGTGTATTTAGTATGCTTTTATACCTAGTATTAGGTGTAGCTGGAGTACCATGGTTTACAAACATGCACGGTGGAATAGAAGGAATATTAACTGCTAGTGGAGGATACATCTTTGGATTTATATTCGCAGCAGCATTCACAGGATATGTATTTGATACATATTCAAGTGCAAGAAAACCTATGCAAACAGTTCTTGTAATGTTAATTGCTAACTGGGTATTTATATACATCCCAGGACTTATAGGATTATACATGTTCATGAGTCAAAAAATGGCAGTTGTATCATTAGGACAACTATTACTTGCAGGAGTAGTTCCATTTGTATTTGGAGATACACTTAAAGTACTTCTTGCATCAGGAATTTCAACTTCAATTTTACCAAAAGAAGAATAA
- a CDS encoding DUF211 domain-containing protein, whose protein sequence is MKNSLIRVVLDILKPHLPAIPSFAMYLSDLDGVDGVNITLIEIDKDTENVKVTMEGSDLNYEKIKEAVEKYGASIHSVDEVVAGRRLVEEVTTHQD, encoded by the coding sequence ATGAAAAATTCATTAATAAGGGTTGTTTTAGATATACTTAAACCCCACCTACCTGCAATACCATCATTTGCTATGTATCTTAGTGATCTTGATGGTGTAGATGGTGTAAATATAACTTTAATAGAAATTGACAAAGATACAGAAAATGTTAAAGTAACAATGGAAGGAAGCGATCTTAACTATGAAAAGATCAAAGAAGCTGTAGAAAAATATGGTGCTTCAATCCACAGTGTTGATGAAGTTGTTGCAGGACGTAGACTTGTTGAAGAAGTTACAACTCACCAAGACTAG
- a CDS encoding Gar1/Naf1 family protein, with amino-acid sequence MSNKKSNKKQKMKQLGTISHKTSTNKLIVPSKITPKIGSIIVNKQKKPIGKINDIIGSTKKPYISIKTSPKFRKAKVGEEVYLSTNKKRRRMRQRQAY; translated from the coding sequence ATGTCCAATAAAAAATCCAATAAAAAACAGAAAATGAAACAACTAGGTACAATATCACATAAAACTAGTACAAACAAGTTGATTGTACCATCAAAAATAACTCCAAAAATTGGTTCAATAATAGTAAATAAACAGAAAAAACCCATTGGAAAAATCAATGATATCATAGGATCAACAAAAAAGCCTTATATCTCAATAAAAACAAGTCCAAAATTCAGAAAAGCCAAAGTTGGAGAAGAAGTATACTTAAGTACAAATAAAAAACGAAGGAGGATGAGACAACGGCAGGCATACTAA
- a CDS encoding aldo/keto reductase: protein MMQIPINNNPEYEVSHLGFGAMRLPTKNGRIDKIRANELLNYAIDNGINYIDTAYIYHNGECESFLKDILNKRRSDIYISTKLPVMFVKSKEDLRDFLEKQLQKLGVECIDFYYLHSLNLDQFNKLKEYGIFEFLDEIKAEGKVKNVGFSFHDNFNSFKTIADSYKWDMCLLQYNFIDIDTQAGIRGIRYAYEKGINVFVMEPLKGGLLSDNVPGKVASVMDDENITDSPARWALKWLFNQKEITCILSGMNTIDQITDNIKTATDTQINSISDTELEVYDKIKSIYDDLIKIPCTSCRYCMACPHGVDIPECFKCYNDKMIFNRGSGTYMVQLSGLSGGSGSYASKCVECGVCISKCPQHIDIPNELKTVTKEMEMPGFKYLMKFVEVIGKPVYKFLTTHS from the coding sequence ATGATGCAAATTCCAATAAATAACAATCCAGAATATGAAGTTTCACATCTAGGATTTGGGGCAATGAGACTTCCAACAAAAAATGGGCGAATAGATAAAATACGGGCAAATGAACTGCTAAATTATGCAATAGATAATGGAATAAACTACATTGACACAGCATATATCTATCATAATGGTGAGTGTGAAAGCTTTCTAAAGGATATCTTAAATAAAAGACGAAGTGATATTTATATTTCAACAAAACTTCCTGTAATGTTTGTTAAAAGTAAGGAGGATTTAAGAGATTTTCTTGAAAAACAACTTCAAAAACTAGGTGTTGAATGTATTGACTTTTATTATCTTCATTCACTAAATCTTGACCAGTTTAATAAACTTAAAGAGTATGGTATCTTTGAATTTCTTGATGAAATAAAAGCTGAGGGAAAAGTTAAAAATGTAGGATTTTCATTCCATGATAATTTCAATTCATTTAAAACTATAGCAGATAGCTACAAATGGGATATGTGTCTTTTGCAATATAACTTCATTGATATTGATACACAAGCAGGAATTCGTGGAATAAGATATGCATATGAAAAAGGTATTAATGTATTTGTTATGGAACCATTAAAAGGTGGACTTCTATCTGATAATGTGCCAGGTAAGGTTGCAAGTGTAATGGATGATGAAAATATCACAGATTCACCTGCAAGATGGGCATTAAAATGGTTATTTAATCAAAAAGAAATAACATGTATACTCTCTGGTATGAATACAATTGATCAAATCACAGATAATATTAAAACAGCAACAGATACACAGATTAACTCAATAAGTGATACTGAATTAGAAGTATATGATAAAATTAAATCCATCTATGATGATCTTATAAAGATTCCATGTACTTCATGTCGTTATTGTATGGCATGTCCTCATGGTGTTGATATACCAGAATGTTTTAAATGCTATAATGATAAGATGATATTTAATCGTGGAAGTGGAACATATATGGTTCAATTGTCAGGACTTTCAGGTGGAAGTGGATCATATGCAAGTAAATGTGTAGAATGTGGTGTGTGTATAAGTAAATGTCCACAACATATTGATATTCCAAATGAACTAAAAACAGTCACAAAGGAAATGGAAATGCCAGGATTTAAGTATTTAATGAAATTTGTTGAAGTTATTGGAAAACCAGTATATAAGTTTCTTACAACACACAGCTAA
- the xerA gene encoding site-specific tyrosine recombinase/integron integrase, whose protein sequence is MNNEEVQDLDFEDLMDDYIVDLDIQNYSSNTLKTYSSILINFNRYMESQKQIKSEKDILRTFKKYIQHLKRDNEVSQNYLYLITVIIKKFLNYCEIDIADEIKIPKRTKSLPKSLSEEQVYRLIHAKDDEYDPTKSNPRNITKLRNKLILTLLYSTGLRISELIKLKIADIDETDRTIRIRGKGEKDRIVIFDNDTLDLIHEYLDKRGSDNELLFINQKDHMLTPRYVQFMIKDYAKKAGITKKVTPHILRHSFATHLLKNGVDIRAIQQLLGHSNLNTTQIYTSVDMNTLKDAYDDAWLNKDIKIKKLQEINSE, encoded by the coding sequence ATGAATAATGAAGAAGTTCAAGATCTGGATTTTGAAGATCTTATGGATGATTATATAGTAGATTTAGATATACAGAACTATTCATCAAATACTCTTAAAACATACTCCTCAATACTTATAAATTTCAATAGATACATGGAATCACAAAAACAAATCAAGTCAGAAAAAGACATTTTAAGAACTTTTAAAAAGTATATTCAACACCTTAAACGTGACAATGAAGTATCACAAAACTACTTATATCTTATAACAGTGATAATTAAGAAGTTTTTAAATTACTGTGAAATTGATATAGCAGATGAAATTAAGATTCCAAAAAGAACAAAATCACTACCAAAATCACTATCTGAAGAGCAAGTATATAGACTTATACATGCAAAAGATGATGAATATGACCCTACAAAATCAAATCCACGAAACATAACAAAGCTAAGAAATAAGTTAATATTAACATTACTATATTCAACTGGTCTTAGGATATCTGAACTTATAAAACTTAAAATTGCAGATATTGATGAAACTGATCGTACAATACGTATCCGTGGTAAAGGTGAAAAAGATAGAATTGTAATATTTGACAATGATACTCTTGATTTAATTCATGAATATCTTGATAAAAGAGGCTCTGATAATGAGTTATTATTTATAAATCAGAAAGATCATATGCTTACACCACGTTATGTGCAGTTTATGATTAAAGATTATGCAAAAAAGGCAGGTATTACAAAGAAAGTTACACCTCACATTCTAAGACATTCATTTGCAACACACCTTCTTAAAAATGGTGTAGATATACGTGCAATACAACAACTACTAGGACATAGTAATCTTAATACAACACAGATCTATACAAGTGTTGATATGAACACACTTAAAGATGCATACGATGATGCATGGCTAAATAAAGATATTAAAATTAAGAAATTACAAGAAATAAATTCAGAATAA